From the Candidatus Saccharimonadales bacterium genome, one window contains:
- the groL gene encoding chaperonin GroEL (60 kDa chaperone family; promotes refolding of misfolded polypeptides especially under stressful conditions; forms two stacked rings of heptamers to form a barrel-shaped 14mer; ends can be capped by GroES; misfolded proteins enter the barrel where they are refolded when GroES binds), with the protein MAKKIFYDDDARRRVLAGAQMLHDAVKVTLGPKGRNVVLSKSYGGPTVTHDGVTVAKGIELPDEDDELLGSSVGAELIKQAANKMNDVAGDGTTTVTVLTFHILNEANKLIAAGHNPMELRKGVEEAAAEVIKKLAGMSENIGSDKSRVAEVATISAGDNAIGNLIADVIDKVGKDGVVTVEEGQGLQMESEVVEGFTMDRGFVSPYMVTDPARMEAVYEKPLILITDKKISSVQEFLPVLEKAAQAGKKDLVIIAEDIEGEAMGTLILNKLKGTFNTVGVKAPAFGDRRKDILQDIAILTGATVITEDQGYSFENTDLAMLGTARKVIVTKDDTTIIEGNGSPTEVDARIKQITAQAAAATSEYDKENLEKRRAALSGKVAVIKVGGATETEIEEKKFRVDDAVAAVKAALDEGIVAGGAVTLVDLSKLIDASGNDSHAAGATVLKNSLVQPFRQLMSNAGINADEKLPEVLKSKKTGWGFNVNSPSKLIDMKTDGVVDPTTVVKEAVQNAASIAATAMTMGALVVDIPEKNTPAPASGGMGMDY; encoded by the coding sequence ATGGCTAAAAAAATATTTTATGACGATGACGCCCGCCGCCGAGTGCTGGCCGGCGCCCAAATGCTGCACGACGCCGTCAAAGTAACCTTGGGGCCCAAGGGCCGAAACGTGGTTTTAAGTAAGAGTTACGGCGGGCCGACTGTCACCCATGACGGCGTGACGGTAGCCAAGGGCATCGAACTGCCGGATGAAGACGACGAACTGCTCGGCTCAAGTGTTGGAGCAGAGCTTATTAAGCAGGCCGCTAACAAAATGAACGACGTGGCTGGTGACGGAACCACAACCGTTACGGTTTTAACTTTTCATATCTTAAACGAAGCCAATAAATTGATCGCCGCCGGCCACAATCCGATGGAACTCAGAAAGGGTGTCGAAGAAGCCGCCGCCGAAGTCATTAAAAAGCTGGCCGGTATGAGCGAGAACATCGGCAGCGATAAGTCCCGCGTCGCTGAAGTCGCTACTATCTCCGCCGGCGATAATGCGATTGGCAACCTTATCGCCGACGTTATCGATAAGGTCGGCAAAGACGGCGTCGTAACGGTCGAGGAAGGCCAGGGTCTGCAAATGGAATCTGAGGTCGTCGAGGGCTTTACAATGGATCGCGGTTTCGTATCGCCCTACATGGTGACCGACCCGGCCCGGATGGAAGCCGTTTACGAAAAGCCCCTGATATTGATCACCGACAAAAAAATCTCCAGCGTCCAGGAATTTCTGCCAGTCTTAGAGAAAGCCGCCCAGGCGGGCAAAAAAGACCTCGTCATCATCGCCGAGGATATCGAGGGCGAGGCCATGGGCACACTAATTCTAAACAAACTAAAAGGCACATTTAATACCGTCGGAGTCAAGGCTCCGGCATTTGGCGATCGGCGCAAAGACATCTTGCAGGATATCGCTATTTTGACCGGCGCCACCGTCATCACCGAAGACCAGGGCTATAGCTTTGAGAACACCGATCTAGCTATGCTCGGTACGGCTAGAAAAGTCATCGTTACCAAAGACGACACCACCATTATTGAAGGTAATGGTTCGCCAACTGAAGTCGACGCCAGAATCAAACAAATAACCGCCCAAGCCGCGGCCGCCACCAGCGAGTATGACAAAGAAAATCTGGAAAAACGCCGGGCGGCCTTGAGCGGCAAAGTCGCCGTCATTAAAGTTGGCGGAGCGACAGAGACCGAAATCGAAGAGAAGAAATTCCGCGTCGACGACGCCGTAGCGGCCGTCAAAGCCGCCTTAGATGAAGGCATAGTAGCCGGCGGGGCAGTGACGCTGGTCGATTTGAGCAAGCTGATAGACGCCAGCGGCAACGATTCTCACGCCGCGGGCGCGACCGTGTTGAAAAACTCTTTGGTCCAACCATTTAGGCAACTCATGTCCAATGCCGGCATTAACGCCGATGAAAAACTGCCGGAAGTCTTAAAAAGCAAAAAGACCGGCTGGGGATTTAACGTCAATAGTCCGAGCAAGCTAATCGATATGAAAACCGACGGCGTGGTTGATCCGACCACCGTGGT
- a CDS encoding co-chaperone GroES: MSAKITPLAEWVVAEPVEREAKTASGLYLPDNAKEKPVMAKVISVGKDVKSVKSGDKILYKEYSTTEVKLDGSEYILVKEEDILATVGK; the protein is encoded by the coding sequence ATGAGCGCCAAAATTACCCCCCTGGCTGAGTGGGTCGTAGCCGAGCCGGTCGAACGGGAGGCCAAAACGGCTTCTGGACTCTACCTGCCGGACAACGCCAAAGAAAAGCCCGTTATGGCCAAAGTCATTTCTGTCGGCAAAGACGTTAAAAGCGTCAAATCCGGCGACAAAATTTTATACAAAGAGTATTCGACCACGGAAGTGAAACTGGATGGCAGCGAATATATCCTGGTCAAAGAAGAAGATATTTTAGCAACGGTAGGTAAATAA